The sequence ctgcttttccggcggcgatcttaacatttttggatatttcaagctCGAAACGATATCTCCCTTCTCTTCATTGCTTCCCCTCAGccctctctttttttttaataaaagcctAAATCGCTcccacgctttttgctcttaatctctcattttctacagttttcctgtacttcccccttgcctttgTTTCTTTTATCTTCTCCTTAGGTGTACTAaatacttcctgctctaaatccgtTTTCCGCGatgatactcgctccgctagccattatTGCAATTCAGACGCTCCCGCCTTCTAGCCTTCCCTGCCACTATCTTTCGTCGCCAGCTGGTACCTGTCTTGTCTTTGTCCGTCACTACCctaccctgctactaccaacccgatcaaccccgtcctcccaccctgtcacgaATCTCTGaccaacctaacctcaacttctACAGAAATCTGTCtcaatcttcaaaaatatctttCTCCCGTTTTCAAtttcacaatccctcaattaatctctcacatccagaCCCTTCTACTCACTTCCACAATCCACCCACAAACACTCAAATTTCCCCACAAATGTCAGAAAAACTCAGCAAAAGATTCCCACTACCTTACACTCttatgccggaaacggaagtccgaCGTTTCCGACTAACGACATAAGATACAACAAAAAAAGGACAAGAGTTGTTGTCCcgaaaacaaatataaatttgttaataagatTGTTTTTAAAAGACGCGTACTTTCTTTATTAATCgtatataataaaatacattttttcggaaaaatgacacaagctagcattttatttaataaaattattcgctttaattattttctcggaACCACTTTACGCCAGGGTGCcttgttttggtttaaattgtgaaaaataacattgaaaataaacgaattacattgatggaaaaacgacacgaactgtaataaaatgtttgatacatttttttataagatggcacttttttaaattatgaaaacaagaGAATAAAAATACGCATGTTTCTATATAAATGCATATTACGAATtgtaataacataaatttattgaaataataaatttttccgaATAGCTGAGAATCAAAATTAATACAAAGTGCGAAACGAATATTAatgcaatcatgaaaaataaaaattttattttattttgcgatATCTGAATAAGAAAACGTTTGGGGCGGGGATatacatgaaaattaaataagggGCCACAcacaaaatatgtgatacatttttcaggaagttCTGACGCACNNNNNNNNNNCCGTGATACtttctccattggtcttaacatggagaatgatacttcggcagacccccacccTCCCCTAATCGTATCACGtgttttgtgaatgacccctaaatAACATTTTCAGTGTATTTTTGGATCAACCTAATGTCCCTCCTTCAAATGTTGTAATTTAGAATTGgaataataactatttttatttgtatttattgtaATAATGTTTGAAGATACATAGTATATATGTACTTCATAGTGCATAACGCACTGGTTCCATTCAAAGAGGAGGTTCAAGCGTAAGAGTTATGTCTCAAATGGAAAATgtataaaagattcaaaattcatcgAAATGCAGGTGTTGTGTAGTAAAGGATGCAGTCAATACCGATCCGTCGAAATTGCATAATCGGCGAAACGATACGATTTGCGTGCAGTGAGTACCCCGATTGGGAAAGGTATAGAGTACGGGCACGGcctgcttaaaaaattcaacagtcgATACGTACTTCCATTGTCGGCGTTCGATTAAGCGACATGCAACGCTCTTACTTGGGCTGTAGTGGTGGTGCAGCCTCTGCAAATCGAGTATCGATCTTCCATCGAGATCGAGAAAGTTTCCAAGAAGCTAGACCTGATACCTGGAGGAAATGGAACATTCAAACGCATGAAGTCGCGAAAGAAGTTCGGCATATTCTCCTTAAGCGGAATATACTTTCCAAGTCTTCTCAAGCATAATGCAAACCATTTTATGTCACTTCTAACTTAATTCTCAATTATTAAGACCTTATATAGACCTTATAACAAACCAGCTGATGATATTTAATAAATAGGAAAATTAATTCATAGCATACTTTACCTAagtattatgaaaataatatgcAATCAGGTGAACAGATGTTACTTATAATCTTAAAGAGATACCGAGTGTATCACACTATTGTGTTAATTTAGGTAAAGGCTCGTTAAATGCTTGTCAAGAGCTCGAATTAACCTTTTCAAGGGGTCATCTGGTGTCTCTGATAAATGGCACTTTTGTAATTATCATCACTACGAAACGATTGtgtcatttataattaaaaatggtctGCCACCAACAAACACATTTGCTTTGATAAAAATGAGAGATACCTGTACTAAACCTTGtgaccaaattaaaatttgttatactaGTATTTACTTTGTATCACATTTGTGGAATTTTCCCCACACTTTTCTAAGGAAAATCGTATTCCGACAAAATCTAGGGAATTCCTCTCACTCACATTGcgactttttccaaaaatgtgaACATTTTTCCTTTTGGCCTTTTGATAAAATTATCTCATTaggcaaaataaatttataaaattaaagaataaaaatactattaacaataaaaaatttgattttcaaaacatttctgatttttatattcaTGACCACAACTTGAACACATAAAGACACAAAAAAAATGACACAGGAGAAACGGAAAATCTTGAAAAGTAGTGCAAGATGCAAAGGCGGAAAAATGAATTGATAGCATTGTAGAGTTTACTAGTAATCTCTGACATTTTACTTCAAATTTGTGATGTTTATCAAAAAGTAACATTATTTATTCCTACTCCAGACcattttattcagattttttacaataaaggcTGAGAAGTACAGTCaagcccttcaatagccctcccttctattcGCGGGATCTGCTATTTTcactcagacgtgaacaaacaCAAGCGAAGCGTGCTATAAAGAGtgagttcccacccaccgtcagccccaaaatcagcactatagaagaatttcactgtatATGAAAAGCGATCATATATTTGTCTCGAGTACTCATttgtggaataataataataataataataataattccacatttttaaataactttagacACGCTCGAAAcattgaattcttagaaatataaaaaacaacGTTGCATTAAATCACcttgattttcttaaaatattcaacaaaatgttatcaacaatttcttcaaaatgcTGCCGCTATCGTTAGTCATTTACCGTTTACCTTTATTTAATTGTGGAACTGAAATGGTTAATCTGCTGAAAATGGCCATTTATCACTTTTAGGTTAAGATATCTCGAAATTTTGACGTAGAGGAAAAAACTGTACAAAGTTTGTCGGCCTGTGTTGTCATTCCACAAATGAGCCCTTGATACAAATATATGATctattttgcttcctcatagagaaaGCTTTGTAGTGGTACCAATTTCCAAGAATTTGTTGTTCATTTAATTAAACGTTCCttacttaaaaatttctaatacaaTGTTCTAAGCAATGGACCGGATGTTGTGTGCGTATGCATGTGGGGATGCGTGCGTGTGATGTGTGCATgtcacacttttttgtgaacGCGATAACTTGAAGGCGGTTGCAGattaattgatgaaatttggaggGCGTGCATCAAACGCCTATTCAAAATTTGATGCAATTAAATTTCGGATCCTTTGCCTAGAGATAAATCGATTTActtataatattgatacattttatcaATGAGTAAGGAAGTCATGgccatttatattatttaaaaaatcgatttttatagtaaaaatgttcTCAAACATAATTTAAACCGTACCTGGCCTTTCAGGGTCAGAGAAGCTCCAGGCCTCTTTACTCTCAATTCCAGACACTTTATGGTTttgaaatttgaccatttttttgtatggttatttttttttgtctaaatgaCCCACAGTATTTTTTAAGACACTATCCAAGGACATGTAAAATAAGCAGTAAGTCAAAATAGTAGACAAGTCAGCAACAGGAAATTTTTGTATGTATGgggtcataaataaaaaatattcgttaattcGAGACAAATCGATTGATTAACATAATTCGtctttaacataattcaaagttcatagaagaatttaaaagactcCTTGATTCAAGATGTTTTtattgacgtttttatattttgttaatttgacTTCCTCTATAAGGAAGCAAACATGTACGATAGGAAAAGTTCTTATCATATGAGCACTGTAAAATTGTAAATACAAACAAAGTGGAAACGCTCGAGATAGAATTCTCTGCTAATTTATTATACTTCTTTTTCTACAATATCTATAATTGAATTCGACAAAATATGGGAATCTTTCCACAAAATGTAGAAGTAATCTGACGCTGGATTAAGGGGGAGGGGGCTGGGCCTCGCTTTTTAAGGGACCTCCAAATtcagaggaattttttttttatcgtttatttcgaatttatttatttcttcatgtttaactttttttcttgaaacctaCCAAATTTAATTCTTACACCAGAAATATGGAGAATTCGCAAGTGTCTCCATCTGCCACGATTAATACAAACTAATTACTAAAGGTGGTTTCAGACCTCTGCAAGCGAGCGATATATCGAACCTATGCTGAAGTTAATTGGTTCCTTCCCATGGATCTTCAATATCACCAGGGGAACTACCAATCAAGTTCTGCACAGGTTTCTATATATCGCTTGCTTGCAGAGGTCTGAAAGCACCTTAATTATTAATAAGGTTTTCAGCACTGATTTTTAACTGATCATCTGTTGCTTCCTCAATTCTCTCGTGTTTTCATTAACCTGTTTTTTGGATGGATATAATTTATCTCGTACATATTTCGTGAAGAACAATTAAAATGCTGCCTAGAAAGTTTGACAGTGGAGCTTCGAAAAGAAAGCATAAAAAGGAGAGAGAAGTTTTTGAAGCCAAATTGCCGAAATTGACAACATTTTATAAagtaaattctaaagaaattgacAAAAATCATCAATTGGGATTGGAAAGTAATGAGAATtccgaaaaagtcgaatttaataGTTTAGTAAATGAAACTTCCGAAATATCAGGtatgtaaattatttctttgatttatttgCATGATAAGCACGTTCGTTTGCGTGGCTTTTGTTTTCTAGGTTAGTTGTCATTTTCTTCGTAATGGtttatttattgttatattttgttaGTTTGGCTGCAGACACTGCGACGAAATCAAACTTTCTCATACACCCAGACTAACTTACaattaaattcaggaaaaaatatGTAGTGacagtttataaattattcaaatgaagTAAAAAACTGCCATATAATCctttagatttttgaaactttaaatcaaattgaataatatttaagttttggtaAAATAATACATACTCATTGCAGAATGTGAAGATAAGAAAGAAAGCGATGATAGTTGGAAAATAAGCGATGTACAAAATGAATTCGAGATTTTAAATAGCGCAGATGAAAATCCTAAACTACAGACGACGAATTAGACTACATTTACAGGTATAATTTGCatcgcttaaaaattttttatgttgaatttcaTGCATGCAACTTGATCTTTACCTTTCcacttataattaaaatgaagatgttttttttagttttaaaaagtaaactgcttgtaaatcaattttaaaaagtttaaatgtaaaagaatatggaacagatttatttatgttcatttgtaaattgtaGATGAGGCGAGCAAAGATCCAGCACTATGGTTATGGCCTATGAATGATGATTCTGTTCGTAACATAATCCTAGATAAAGGGTATGAATATTTGCAAAACAACAATAGTAATTTCTCTGCTTCTGTTCGCCAGTACAAACATGAAAAATTGACTAGATCCTTAACTCTGAAGCTTTTCAAACGAACTTTTGCTAATCAGGAAACGCATAAACGTAAGTGGCTGATAAACTCTGAATCTAAGGGAAACGTGTTTTGTTATgcttgtaaattattttctaaaaatcacgAAAATACTTTTGTGAAGTTAGGTTTCTCTGATTGGAAGCATGCGCATGAGAAATGTACTGCTCACGAAAATAGTACTGAACACAAGAACTGCATGATTGTTCGGTTTACGCGTTTAAGCAATACACCTCATAGATGATGAATTAATATTGCAAATAAAACCCGAAGTCGAATATtggagaaaaatattaaaacgttTGGTGGAGGTTGTACGATTTCTGTGTGAACGTGGTCTTGCATTTCATGGAACACATGAAGAATTTGGATCTCCCGATAATGGAAATTATCCAGGGCTTTTGGAACTACTAGCTAAGTTTGATCCAATTTTAGCGAAACACATAGATTTATATGACAATAAAGGTCAGGGTAATGTCTCTTTTTTGTCAAAGACTATATGTGaagaatttctttatttgataGCCAGAAAAGTATTTGATCACATAGTTACAGAAATAATGGAGGCAAAATACTTTGGTCTTATTGCGGACTCAACACCAGATGTTTCTCACGTTGATCAATTGTCTATAATTATTCGTTACTGTTTACATGGCCAAGTGTATGAGAGATTTTTACAATTCTTGCCAATTTCAAGTCACACAGGAGATTTATTGAGTCGAGTAATTTTGAATGTGCTAAGCGATAACGGGATTTGCATTAGTAACTGCAGAGGCCAATCTTACGACAATGCAAGTAACATGTCTGGCAAATATGCTGGAGTACAAGTTCGTATTAAAGAAGTAAATCCACTAGCTTTATATGTTCCATGTACTGCTCACTCTTTAAATTTGGTTGGAACAAGCAGTGTCAATATATGCATTGACgctattactttttttgaatttgtagcCGGGCTTTACGCTTTTTTCGTCGCATCTCCACATCGGTGAGAAATATTAATGAACAATTCTGATTCTTCTCTCAAAAGTCTATCAAAAACTAGATGGTCTTGTCACGATGATGCTACTTCTGCTATATTTCGAAACTGCGAAGGGATATATGCCACTCTTTCGGTGTTTGTTGAAAGTAACGACGAAAAGCCTGATGCTCGATTTGAGGCCTCTGTCCTTCAAAGCCAAATGAGAAAACTGGAAATTGCCTTCATGATTGTATTTTGGCATGAGGTTCTTGATCGCTTCAATAAAACTAGCAAATTTCTGCAGACGGTGGAGTTAGACGTTTCCATCGGAAACAGCATGCTCAAGTCTTTAGTTCACTTTTTAGAATCTTTGCCAGATAAgttcgaaaaaattgaagaatcggCCATGAATTTGTCTAGCTTTGTTGCTAAGCATTATCAGGATGAAAATAAGTGAATTACAATTAAAAGAAGGAAACTGCCAGGTGGTAGTATTCAAACTACCCCAAGTTTAACGGGTAGAGAGAAGTTCAAAACTGGAAGCTTTTTAGTCATGATGGACAAACTGagagaagaaattgaaaaaagacgtTCAGCTTATAGCGAGATTGCAGAACTTTTTGGTTTTCTTACGAAGTCACGAGATATTGATTTAAATGAAGTAAAAAGATGCGCAGATAAACTTGCGGAATTTTATCCTGCTGATTTGGAAGACCCATTAGCTTCTGAATTGCATCAGTTTATTCCATTACTGAAATCTGAACACAAAGACAAGGCAAAATTACCAGCGGTAACTATTTTCAAATGGATGTAAACTCTGACACAACATCGATTCTTCCAAATGTTCGTATCGCATTTAGACTCTTCTTATCTGTTCCTGTTACTAGTTGTGAAGTCGAAAGATCTTTTTCACATTATCTAGGATCAAGTCCGTTCGATGATCGACAATGAACGAAAAGCGATTAGTAGGACTTAGTTTATTAACAATAGAAGGAGATCTCCTGAAATCACTGTCTTTTGACGACAtaattgaagaattctcaatGGCAAAAGCGCGAAAGAAAATGTTTCTGCTAGAACATACCGAGTGATATATATAAgtgtaatttgaatttataaattaaatatcagtaaatataaattatttatttatgaaaccgAACAACCATTTCATTTCACCAAGAGTTCTTTGTGCATATAGATtggtaataaataaattcaaataaataaatgtatttatcattttaattttaaaaaatatgtagggAAGGGGGCCTCGAAAAATTTCTCAGCCCTGGGCCACCGATCGTCTTGATCCGGTTCTGACCCCTACTCAGAAACTGAATATCTCGGAAGCTTAATtgtatgttattttattttatttattaaattgcaCCTCCATTTCTTCGGACAAGCATAACTTTctttgataaaacttttttggtCTCAATTTAACAGCACTTCGACTCGGAAGACGaaatttcttttatctttaaaCACTGTGATTTAGATTTTACGAAATGTTTTTTCGcgctttttatatttaaatatgcgaattttttgtaaatgatattATTACTATATGAAATAAACTTTCTAAATTATAAGAACAATGCATCAAATTactgtttttgtttttcaaagaaaattgtagaaaatttgctttaaaaattcttgtgaaatcttCCGAAACTTGCagaatatattctaaaaaaacttgGCGGTTTCCCCAAAAAACATGATAAAAGAAATTACGCAAAAGTGGGGAGTTTTCaccaataatattattaagaaaaatttctcaaCATCTCGCAAGTATCCCATAACATTTTTTACGGAGTTTCCCTAAGATAGTTAAGGGGAAAGATTCCCAATTGTAaggaaatattctacaaaaaatgttggacaaagtttccaaattttaagaaatattcccgatcgttatttggaaattttccccacaatattttgcgaaaattcccgaaaatttaatttatttttccccCAAAATATCTTTGAGATAATTTctgaaagttctttgaaatttggGGTACAATAATTGTGGGGAAAACTcccaaaaatgttctttttcttcaGGGTTTGGCATACCGTCATAAAAACGATCCTCCTAATAAAATAAATCTGCAAGCAGCGATCTTCTGAGGACAAGAAAATACCGGATTTATTTGCTTCTGTTTCCAAATTTCGAGGCTACCTGTAGCGCATTGCACACGCGCCAATATTACGCGCACCTACTAAAAATAACCCGTAAAACTACGATTTCAACATTGCGTACGCTCGACGGAATCCGTTCAATCGAAGTGATCTCGCTCATGAACCGCCTTCAGGCTATAACGCGCGCATTAATTACCTTCGTCATATATAGATTCTCAAATTAATTAACGTATAACGAAACTAGCACTGAACAAGTAACGCTTGTCCCGAAAGTGATTTGGTTTAATAATGgtgtaatcataaataaaataaaagtatttttcgcCACAGTTTTTGGGATTAGTAGTTAAAAATACGttagatgtattttaaaattgtgatatGACCTCTCAGCCAAAAAGAAAAAGTATCGTTCCATGTAGGAGACAAGTAATCTGAGACCAATCTGAAAAGGAACTATTTTCGTGCGAGAAGAAATTATTACTTTCCGTTGCCtctaaaaaatgtctatttaGTGAACATAAAGAACAACAATGATGCAACACAAACAAAAATACCacgaaaaagtattattttatttaattctccaAATAGACCTTtctttatattgcaattttataaCACTACGGGCTGCACTCTCTGCGGGCGAATCCAACGTAAAATAAACATTGGTTGACAAAAATTTGGGTCCATGTTTTTggttagattttcagtaaaatattgtaCTATCTATTTTAGAAATAGAGACGGTAACAAATTAAGGTGGTTGAGCAGGCGGTTAAGAAAGACATAAGAAATGTACCTATTATGTACACCTTTTTAGATTTANNNNNNNNNNNNNNNNNNNNNNNNNNNNNNNNNNNNNNNNNNNNNNNNNNNNNNNNNNNNNNNNNNNNNNNNNNNNNNNNNNNNNNNNNNNNNNNNNNNNTGCAACGTGGCACGTAATATGGGGAAACAAAAAATAAGGCAAATATGACATGGGGCAAAATGATGAAATGAATAGGGCTATGTCATATGGGTTAACATGGGGTAATATGGCACGTGGAGTCTAAATTTTTGGGAAGGGTAGAAGGAAAAGTGTTAGACGGGATAATGTTGGACATGGGATAATGTGAAACATCGCGTCTATATTTCTTGTCAGGGTAATATTTTTAGTACAATATTGTACTATATCTTTTCAAAGAAATACCCATACAAATGAGGTTTGTTTTTGGTTaggaaagtatatattatacAATATTGTATTATCCTTTCTGAAAACATCTTAGATTTCTGAAATAGCGATGGCAAAATCCTTATATAATATAGA is a genomic window of Belonocnema kinseyi isolate 2016_QV_RU_SX_M_011 chromosome 8, B_treatae_v1, whole genome shotgun sequence containing:
- the LOC117178599 gene encoding zinc finger MYM-type protein 1-like; amino-acid sequence: MSNSLARLVFTAWAAEILPEWEEIKEESEVKNYKQGEKDEEDQVRHDMEDTKKEEQKPVEQDKVIESDFDNIEVKVTQEKDGMLIDEEDEAQAEYGREDDEASKDPALWLWPMNDDSVRNIILDKGYEYLQNNNSNFSASVRQYKHEKLTRSLTLKLFKRTFANQETHKHDELILQIKPEVEYWRKILKRLVEVVRFLCERGLAFHGTHEEFGSPDNGNYPGLLELLAKFDPILAKHIDLYDNKGQARKVFDHIVTEIMEAKYFGLIADSTPDVSHVDQLSIIIRYCLHGQVYERFLQFLPISSHTGDLLSRVILNVLSDNGICISNCRGQSYDNASNMSGKYAGVQVRIKEVNPLALYVPCTAHSLNLVGTSSVNICIDAITFFEFVAGLYAFFVASPHRWSCHDDATSAIFRNCEGIYATLSVFVESNDEKPDARFEASVLQSQMRKLEIAFMIVFWHEVLDRFNKTSKFLQTVELDVSIGNSMLKSLVHFLESLPDKFEKIEESAMNLSSFVAKHYQDENK